The window CCCAAGATCGAGCGGTGGCAACTACGGGGGCGGCGGTGGAGGAGGCGGCGGACCGATCGGCCCGATCACTGGGATCGTTTCCCTCGGCGGTGCGGCGGCCGCGATGATGCGTCGACGCAAGTCTCGAAGCAACCATCAGGATGTGGTCCGATGAGTGCTGGTGAAACACTGATCGCAACGCTTCCCAAGACCAACGGCACATCGATCCCATCGTTGTGCCGTCAGGGAAGCGTCTGGCTCCGACAGATTCCAGTGACGCTGCTGATGTCAGTCATCGCCATCGCAGCGTACGCCTTCCCCAGCCTAACCGCTGGGTTGCAGCTCGACTTCGCCGCCGTTTCCTCCGGGCAGTGGTGGCGGCTTCTGTCCGGTCACCTCACCCACTTTGGCGGCGGCCACTTGTTTTGGGACGTGCTGATGTTCGCGGTCTTGGGTGGCGTTTGCGAACGACAAAGCCCTCGGCTCTATCCCGTCGCACTCATCGCGATGTCAGTTGGTATCTCTGCGACCATCTTGCTCACGTGCCAAGACGTCACGACCTATCGAGGCCTGAGCGGCATCGACACGGGATTGTTTGTTTGGTTCCTCGTCATCCAAATCCGCCAATCTCTCGCAGACCGAGACCGCACGTTCACGTGTTGCTGGACCGCCGCTGGAATCTTGCTCCTCGCAAAACTCGCCTACGAATTCACCACCGGAGAAATCCTCTTCGTCAACGCCGAAGGTTTTCAACCGCTGGTCGAGTCCCACCTGTCGGGTGCCGTGC of the Rhodopirellula baltica SH 1 genome contains:
- the rrtA gene encoding rhombosortase; protein product: MSAGETLIATLPKTNGTSIPSLCRQGSVWLRQIPVTLLMSVIAIAAYAFPSLTAGLQLDFAAVSSGQWWRLLSGHLTHFGGGHLFWDVLMFAVLGGVCERQSPRLYPVALIAMSVGISATILLTCQDVTTYRGLSGIDTGLFVWFLVIQIRQSLADRDRTFTCCWTAAGILLLAKLAYEFTTGEILFVNAEGFQPLVESHLSGAVLGAIAAGVADRGLSVSIHPPTD